In the genome of Ziziphus jujuba cultivar Dongzao chromosome 10, ASM3175591v1, the window GACAATTTTGCATGCCTTGACATCAATGATCGGCTCTGGAAACTTTTTATTTCTCCACCACTCTTTTCCCAAAGAGGACCATTTTTTGCACCTTTCGTCCATCTTTGAAGAATATACTGAGTTGGCAATTGCAGGAATTGTTTAATCCTAAAATATGTCAGCATATGCCTACATGGAATTCCTTTATATTCAAACTGTTGACAACTACAAGATACAAAATCCGACAACTTATTATAAACAAGTTTTTGAGATTTTGATGAACATTCTTCAAATGTTTGAACAGCATAAGAGACACTCACTTCATCTTCACACAGGTTATTTATGATACAGGCACTGCTCTCAAATATCTCATCTTGAAAAGATTGAAAAACTTTTCTTGTATAAACCCTTGCCATTTGTTTCTCAATCGGCCACATGGATTGCAGTAGTGGTTGTTCATTAATATCATAATGGTCAGCCATCAACTCTTCATACCGTTGTTGTTGAAGTGCTCTATTAAAGCGTATgataaaatccatcaatgagTGCTTCTTTGAAATGCGCCTTTCAAGAAATGAATGACAACTTTCTGTTGCTTGACTACTTGACACTTCTGCTGCAAACATGTGCTTAACATATATTGGGACCCATCTACCACGCTCTTCATATAATTGGCAAAGCCAATCATTAtcttccaatttatttttttgtatcttACCCCTCCAGCTTCTTTCAAACTCTTCAATTGTCTCTGAGTTCAAAATAATGTTCCTCAACAAATGATAGTTTTCTACAGAAATTAAAGGATTAATCTTTTCAGAAAATTGATATAAGATGTGCCATAAACCATAACGTTGAAAAGTCTTTGGAAGAACTTGGGCGACAGCTTTTGAAATTGCAGGAACTTGGTCTGTGACTATCATTTGAGGTACAACTTTAGACATCGCATTCATCCACTGATTAAATAACCAAACAAAGGATTCCGTTGTCTCATCACATAAAAGCCCACAACCCAACATAGTAACCTGACCATGATGATTAAACCCTGTAAATTGAGCAAAAATCATCCCATATTTGTTTGTGTTGTACACTGTATCAAAAGCAACAACATCGCCAAAAAAAGTATACGACCTCCTCGAGTAAGGATCGACCCAAAAGCACCTAACCAATCTGTCTTCTTTGTCTTTTTCAAAACCAAAGTAAAAGCCAtgatttttttccctctctaatACAAACAATTCAATCAACGTCTCTCCATCGATTTGCATCACTTCTTCTCTCAACTCTCCTTCATACAACTCTGCTTTACAGTTTCTAATATCTCTTTCTGTATCTGCACCATGTTCAATCCCTGTTACTCTTGCTTTTTTACTTGTTGATACATTTTCATCAGATGACCGTCGAACCGATGTCTCTTTTGCACTTGACAACCGAGAATGGGATCTTAGCAAGTGGACTTTACTAGGAGTTGCAAGTTCATGATTGTGTTCCTCTACAAATTTACTGACAGTCCAAAGGGGGGGATTTCGCTTAACCAAAGTTAACTTAGCCTTACAACCCACACGGACAATTCCCCGAGTCCTTTCACCACTTCGTGCCACtgcatatttaaattttttctgaTAAGTTTCATTTGTTTCTCCTTCCTTATagcaaacaatttttttccaaatgagTTCACCGGTACCAGGTCTCTTCCTACTATTACTCAATCTAACACTAAATCCAGCTTCTCTTGCATATCTATTATAAAACGCATATGCCCCTTCAATTGTTTGAAACTCCTGACCAACTTCAGGTTTATGTTCATCTGCAACTTGGGGTATGTATGGTTGAACAGAAGGTTCTCCTTTcatcctaaaaataaaaaataaaaataaaaataaaaata includes:
- the LOC107410665 gene encoding protein FAR1-RELATED SEQUENCE 5-like, which gives rise to MKGEPSVQPYIPQVADEHKPEVGQEFQTIEGAYAFYNRYAREAGFSVRLSNSRKRPGTGELIWKKIVCYKEGETNETYQKKFKYAVARSGERTRGIVRVGCKAKLTLVKRNPPLWTVSKFVEEHNHELATPSKVHLLRSHSRLSSAKETSVRRSSDENVSTSKKARVTGIEHGADTERDIRNCKAELYEGELREEVMQIDGETLIELFVLEREKNHGFYFGFEKDKEDRLVRCFWVDPYSRRSYTFFGDVVAFDTVYNTNKYGMIFAQFTGFNHHGQVTMLGCGLLCDETTESFVWLFNQWMNAMSKVVPQMIVTDQVPAISKAVAQVLPKTFQRYGLWHILYQFSEKINPLISVENYHLLRNIILNSETIEEFERSWRGKIQKNKLEDNDWLCQLYEERGRWVPIYVKHMFAAEVSSSQATESCHSFLERRISKKHSLMDFIIRFNRALQQQRYEELMADHYDINEQPLLQSMWPIEKQMARVYTRKVFQSFQDEIFESSACIINNLCEDEVSVSYAVQTFEECSSKSQKLVYNKLSDFVSCSCQQFEYKGIPCRHMLTYFRIKQFLQLPTQYILQRWTKGAKNGPLWEKSGGEIKSFQSRSLMSRHAKLSQLFSTVIDDASLTEEGTNVLLNMLEDIQSRVKKINMGNGVEHVSTR